The DNA segment TTCATGCCTGATAAAAAGGAGTTTGAGATATCCGGGGAGTCAAGGCCCGAGAATGTCCGTAAGTTCTATGAGCCCGTGATGGATTGGATCGACAGTTATAAAGATCACCTGCATACTAATAAGGCAAAAGGCAATGAAAAACTGGTTTTTAAGTTCAGATTCGAGTATTTTAATTCAACTTCTGCAAAATTCCTTACATCAATTATTAATAAGTTAGATACCATAAAGCAGGAAATTATGCCTGTGGAGATTGAATGGTATTACGATGCTCCCGATGAAGATATGAAAAATTCGGGGGAGGAGTTTTCTAAGATGGTTTCTATACCATTTCGTTTTTTTTCCGTAAATTAATTAATACAATTGAAAGTGATTATGGGGCTGCAGGATAATTATATATATGATATTCACCTGAAAATGAGGGATAATAATGTGCTATTGGCATATACAGGAGAGCTGGATATGAAAATAATTGACG comes from the Bacteroidota bacterium genome and includes:
- a CDS encoding DUF1987 domain-containing protein, which codes for MTPLVIESTDLTPKICFMPDKKEFEISGESRPENVRKFYEPVMDWIDSYKDHLHTNKAKGNEKLVFKFRFEYFNSTSAKFLTSIINKLDTIKQEIMPVEIEWYYDAPDEDMKNSGEEFSKMVSIPFRFFSVN